One window from the genome of Elaeis guineensis isolate ETL-2024a chromosome 5, EG11, whole genome shotgun sequence encodes:
- the LOC140858079 gene encoding protein NCA1-like — MSSVCPFAKAACADGGCPVKHEKQSRQQAECDDKVDTKSNDSASVDGGCPMKHEGNYNRHKAECDDKVDTKSNDSAVVSPKCPFGYDSHTFKLGPLSCMICQALLYQSSKCLPCSHKFCKVCISRFKDCPLCGADIEKIEPDTELQVTVDRFINGHARIKRVSADGQEVDGKKNVIYGDVSMERGAFLVQQAMRAFRAQNIESAKSRLSLCAEDIREQLQTSDDTSDLCLQLGAVLGMLGDCCRAIGDTGSAVTYYEESVEFLSKLPAKDLELVHTLSVSLNKIGDLSYYDGDLESAKIYYIRSLDVRRNAVKEHSNASSQVVDLAVSLAKVADVDRNLGNEDVAIDGFQEAIKCLESLKLDSNEAGLEQRCHSVLDFLHSQLADKQTPVSNSSV; from the exons ATGAGTTCTGTTTGTCCATTTGCTAAAGCAGCTTGTGCTGATGGTGGCTGTCCTGTGAAACATGAGAAGCAGAGCAGACAGCAGGCAGAATGTGATGATAAAGTAGATACGAAGAGCAATGATTCTGCTTCTGTTGATGGTGGCTGTCCTATGAAACATGAGGGGAATTACAATAGACATAAGGCAGAATGTGATGATAAAGTAGATACAAAGAGCAATGATTCTGCCGTAGTATCTCCAAAATGTCCCTTTGGATATGATTCTCATACATTTAAGCTGGGTCCTCTAAGCTGCATGATTTGCCAGGCATTGCTTTATCAAAGTAGTAAATGCTTGCCCTGCTCCCATAAATTTTGCAA AGTATGCATCTCTCGCTTTAAGGATTGTCCATTGTGTGGTGCTGACATAGAGAAGATTGAGCCTGACACTGAACTTCAGGTCACTGTTGATCGCTTCATTAATGGCCATGCTAGAATCAAGAGAGTCAGTGCAGATGGGCAAGAAGTAGATGGAAAGAAAAATGTGATATATGGGGATGTTTCTATGGAGAGGGGGGCTTTTCTAGTGCAACAAGCTATGAGG GCTTTCCGTGCACAGAATATAGAGAGTGCAAAATCAAGGCTTAGTCTTTGTGCAGAGGATATCCGGGAACAATTACAGACATCAGACGACACATCAGATTTATGTTTGCAACTTGGGGCTGTCCTAGGAATGCTAGGGGACTGCTG TCGAGCAATAGGTGATACTGGTTCAGCGGTCACTTATTATGAAGAGAgtgttgaatttctttcaaagctGCCTGCAAAAGATCTAGAG TTGGTTCACACTCTGTCAGTTTCATTAAATAAAATTGGAGATCTTAGTTATTATGATGGAGACCTGGAATCtgcaaaaatttattatatacgaTCTTTGGATGTTCGTCGAAATGCAGTCAAGGAGCATTCTAATGCATCTTCCCAG GTTGTTGATCTTGCAGTTTCTCTTGCGAAAGTTGCTGATGTGGATAGGAATCTTGGCAATGAGGATGTTGCAATTGATGGATTTCAGGAAGCCATAAAGTGCCTCGAATCTCTGAAGTTGGATTCCAATGAAGCTGGTTTAGAGCAGCGG TGTCACTCGGTACTCGATTTCTTGCACAGCCAGCTTGCTGACAAACAGACTCCTGTCTCCAACTCTTCTGTCTGA